Proteins from a genomic interval of Oncorhynchus nerka isolate Pitt River linkage group LG13, Oner_Uvic_2.0, whole genome shotgun sequence:
- the LOC115139622 gene encoding crooked neck-like protein 1: MASTAAGKQRIPKVAKVKNKAPAEVQITAEQLLREAKERELELLPPPPKQKITDEEELNDYKLKKRKGFEDNIRKNRTVISNWIKYAQWEESLKEVQRARSIYERALDVDHRNIALWLKYAEMEMKNRQVNHARNIWDRAITILPRVNQFWYKYSYMEEMLGNIAGCRQVFERWTEWEPEEQAWHSYINFELRYKEVDKARSIYERFVIVHPDVKNWIKYARFEEKHGYIAHGRKVFERSVEFFGEEHVNENLFVAFARFEEKQKEFERVRVIYKYALDRIPKHQAQELFKFYTVFEKKFGDRRGIEDVIVSKRRFQYEEEVKASPHNYDAWFDYLRLVESDSDPDTAREVYERAIANIPPIQEKRHWRRYIYLWINYALYEELEVKDPERTRQVYQACLDLIPHKKFTFAKIWLLYGQFEIRQKNLQAARRGLGTAIGKCPKNKLFKGYIELELQLREFDRCRKLYEKYLEFAPENCTTWIKFSELETILGDTERARAIFELAIGQPRLDMPEVLWKSYIDFEIEQEEFDNTRGLYKRLLQRTQHVKVWISYAQYELSIDTSDRLQRCRGIFEEGNKGLRSCEEKEERLMMLESWKEFEQEFGSDTTRERVKKLLPEKVKKRRKLTAEDGSDAGWEEYYDYIFPEDAANQPNLKLLAMAKMWKRQQQEEEDDDEEEEEDEEGENNGGLDRGSGKEMEEEDNRRVERDGDEKMDGEENGRGERSRDKEMEKEDNRRVERDGEENGRGERSRDKEMSEDSASPSENPMVSEPVPEKDSKESTYDDSDDSDESSSSSSSSSSGSSGSDRDKDGSEKQPRKSKKDSVND, from the exons ATGGCATCCACTGCAGCAGGGAAACAGAGGATACCGAAAGTGGCTAAG GTGAAAAACAAGGCTCCAGCAGAGGTACAAATCACAGCTGAGCAGTTGCTCAGGGAGGCAAAGGAGAGGGAGCTCGAGCTTTTGCCACCACCGCCCAAACAGAAAATCACTGATGAAGAAGAGTTGAACGATTACAAGTTGAAGAAGCGGAAG GGATTTGAAGACAACATCAGAAAGAATCGTACTGTTATCAGCAACTGGATAAAATACGCACAATGGGAGGAGAGCCTGAAAGAAGTCCAGAG GGCTCGCTCTATTTACGAGCGTGCTCTGGATGTAGACCACCGGAACATTGCTCTATGGCTGAAGTATGCCGAGATGGAGATGAAGAACCGGCAAGTGAACCACGCCCGCAACATTTGGGACAGAGCCATCACCATCTTGCCTCGTGTCAACCAGTTCTG GTACAAGTACAGTTACATGGAGGAGATGCTGGGCAACATTGCTGGCTGCAGACAGGTGTTTGAGCGCTGGACAGAGTGGGAACCAGAGGAACAAGCCTGGCACTCCTACATCAACTTCGAGCTGCGCTACAAGGAGGTCGACAAGGCCCGCTCCATCTATGAGAGAT TTGTGATTGTCCACCCTGACGTGAAGAATTGGATCAAGTATGCCCGTTTTGAAGAGAAGCATGGCTACATAGCCCACGGGAGGAAGGTGTTTGAGAGATCAGTGGAGTTCTTTGGCGAGGAGCATGTCAACGAGAACCTCTTTGTGGCCTTCGCCAGATTtgaagagaaacagaaagag TTTGAGCGTGTTCGAGTCATCTACAAATACGCCTTGGACAGAATCCCCAAGCATCAGGCTCAGGAGCTCTTCAAATTCTACACAGTATTTGAGAAGAAGTTTGGAGACCGGAGGGGAATTGAGGACGTTATCGTCAGCAAGCGGAGATTTCAGTATGAGGAGGAAGTCAAG GCAAGCCCACACAATTACGACGCTTGGTTTGATTACCTACGCCTGGTGGAGAGTGATTCGGATCCTGACACTGCCAGAGAGGTGTATGAGAGAGCCATCGCCAACATCCCTCCTATACAGGAGAAGAGGCACTGGAGAAGATACATTTACCTGTGGATAAACTATGCTTTATATGAAGAACTGGAGGTCAAG GACCCGGAGAGAACAAGACAGGTGTACCAGGCATGTCTGGATCTCATTCCTCACAAAAAG TTCACATTTGCCAAGATTTGGCTACTCTACGGACAGTTTGAAATCCGCCAGAAGAACCTTCAAGCTGCCAGGCGAGGCTTG GGCACAGCCATTGGTAAATGTCCAAAAAACAAGCTGTTCAAGGGCTACATTGAGCTGGAGCTGCAGCTCCGAGAGTTTGACCGATGCAGAAAGCTCTACGAGAAGTACCTGGAGTTTGCCCCAGAGAACTGCACCACCTGGATCAAGTTCTCTGAGCTGGAGACCAttctaggagacacagagagggccCGGGCCATCTTCGAGCTGGCCATCGGACAGCCACGACTAGACATGCCAGAG GTGTTGTGGAAGTCCTACATTGACTTTGAAATTGAGCAGGAAGAGTTTGACAACACCAGGGGCCTCTACAAGAGACTTTTGCAGCGCACACAGCACGTAAAG GTCTGGATCAGCTATGCCCAGTATGAGCTGTCCATCGATACCTCGGACCGGCTGCAGAGGTGTAGGGGGATCTTTGAGGAGGGCAACAAGGGCCTGAGAAGCTGTGAGGAGAAGGAGGAGCGtctgatgatgttggagtcgtggAAGGAGTTTGAGCAGGAGTTTGGTTCGGACACGACCAGGGAGAGGGTCAAGAAACTGCTGCCGGAGAAGGTGAAGAAGAGGAGAAAGCTCACAGCAGAGGACGGG TCGGATGCAGGGTGGGAGGAGTACTACGACTATATCTTCCCTGAGGATGCAGCCAACCAGCCCAACCTCAAGCTGCTCGCCATGGCCAAGATGTGGAAGAGGCagcaacaagaagaagaagacgacgacgaggaggaggaagaagatgagGAAGGCGAAAACAACGGAGGACTGGATAGAGGTAGTGGCAAAGAAATGGAGGAAGAAGATAACagaagagtggagagagatggagatgaaaaAATGGATGGAGAAGAAAATGGAAGAGGGGAAAGGAGTAGAGACAAAGAAATGGAGAAAGAAGATAACagaagagtggagagagatggagaagaaaatggaagaggggagaggagtagagacaaaGAAATGTCCGAAGACTCTGCATCACCATCAGAAAATCCTATGGTCAGTGAGCCTGTGCCTGAAAAAGACTCCAAAGAGAGCACATATGATGACAGCGATGATTCTGAtgaaagcagcagcagcagcagcagcagtagtagtggcagcagcGGTAGTGATCGTGACAAAGATGGCAGTGAGAAACAGCCCAGGAAGAGCAAAAAGGATTCAGTGAATGATTAG